The Chryseobacterium aureum genome contains a region encoding:
- a CDS encoding peptide MFS transporter, translating to MKTKHPKGLPYLFFTEMWERFGYYLILGIFVLYVIEPAGMKGGLGLPDKTADDIFGTYIALTYLTPFIGGFLADRVLGYIKSIYLGGFLMAAGYIGMGVFKDLPLFYTSLALIIIGNGFFKPTISTLLGNLYSEEPYKANKDSGYNIFYMGINIGAFICNIIAAFMRNKFGWGEAFITAGVGMLIGMVIFTIGRKHYIHAAQMKPVQEGDTKLSEIMLKVFVPAIVAGTIGWFVPNNIFGSDSTDAFIFACIPVIYFYASLYFKAKPDEKASIGALLSVFLISMFFWAVFKQNGTALTRWANYYTDRSVPASLEKPLEGIYMVEGKSYEDKEVPVYDNQFRSQKDDNGETKKETGKDVYFKNISSEQRAALEKNPENKVYLYNTELFQSINPFWVIALTPVIVGFWSLLRRKGKEPLTPTKIVLGLFISGLSCLVMVLAVMAGDNGSVKVSPLWLVASYGVITIGELCLSPMGLSFVSKLSPARITALMMGGFFLANSVGNKLSGILASTWYTYENKTNYFLVNFALLIFATLLGLSMLKRLNKIMKEKGH from the coding sequence ATGAAGACTAAACATCCTAAAGGGCTGCCCTATCTCTTTTTTACAGAAATGTGGGAGCGTTTCGGGTACTACCTGATTCTTGGAATCTTTGTGCTGTATGTTATAGAGCCTGCCGGTATGAAAGGAGGGCTTGGACTGCCAGACAAAACTGCTGATGACATTTTCGGAACTTATATTGCCTTAACTTATCTAACCCCTTTCATTGGAGGATTTCTGGCAGACAGAGTGCTGGGATATATTAAATCTATCTATCTGGGAGGTTTTTTAATGGCTGCCGGATATATAGGAATGGGGGTTTTCAAAGACTTACCTTTGTTTTACACCTCTCTGGCATTAATCATCATCGGAAACGGGTTCTTTAAACCTACCATCTCAACCTTGTTAGGAAATCTTTATTCTGAAGAACCTTATAAAGCCAACAAAGACTCCGGATATAATATTTTCTACATGGGAATCAATATCGGGGCATTTATCTGTAACATTATTGCTGCTTTCATGCGTAATAAATTCGGTTGGGGTGAGGCTTTCATCACTGCCGGAGTAGGCATGCTGATCGGAATGGTTATTTTTACAATCGGAAGGAAGCATTACATTCATGCTGCGCAGATGAAACCTGTACAGGAAGGGGATACAAAGCTGTCAGAAATTATGCTGAAAGTATTCGTACCAGCTATCGTTGCAGGAACCATTGGCTGGTTTGTTCCCAATAATATTTTTGGAAGCGATAGTACGGATGCCTTTATATTTGCATGTATCCCTGTAATTTACTTTTATGCTTCTCTTTACTTCAAAGCTAAACCGGACGAAAAAGCGTCTATCGGAGCATTGCTTTCGGTATTCCTGATCAGTATGTTCTTCTGGGCGGTTTTCAAACAGAATGGAACGGCTTTAACAAGATGGGCCAATTATTATACGGACAGAAGTGTTCCTGCTTCCCTTGAAAAACCACTGGAAGGAATTTATATGGTGGAAGGGAAAAGTTATGAGGATAAAGAAGTTCCTGTTTATGACAATCAGTTCAGATCTCAGAAGGATGATAACGGGGAGACTAAAAAAGAAACAGGAAAAGATGTCTACTTTAAAAATATTTCGTCTGAACAGCGCGCTGCACTTGAGAAAAACCCTGAAAATAAAGTATATCTCTACAATACAGAATTATTCCAATCCATCAATCCGTTTTGGGTGATTGCTCTGACTCCTGTTATTGTGGGATTCTGGTCATTATTAAGAAGAAAAGGAAAAGAACCTTTAACGCCTACTAAAATTGTGCTGGGATTATTCATTTCCGGGCTTTCCTGTCTGGTGATGGTTTTAGCAGTGATGGCCGGAGATAACGGATCTGTAAAAGTCTCTCCATTATGGCTGGTAGCCAGCTATGGAGTTATTACCATCGGTGAACTTTGCCTGTCTCCTATGGGACTTTCTTTTGTATCTAAACTTTCTCCTGCAAGAATTACAGCATTGATGATGGGAGGTTTTTTCCTGGCTAACTCTGTTGGAAATAAGCTTTCTGGAATTCTGGCAAGTACCTGGTATACCTACGAAAACAAGACGAATTATTTCCTCGTGAACTTCGCATTGTTAATATTTGCTACACTTTTGGGTCTTTCTATGTTAAAAAGACTGAACAAAATCATGAAAGAAAAAGGACATTAA
- a CDS encoding peptide MFS transporter codes for MDNIEALSPKPDEFVENKNSRHPKGLWVLFGTEMWERFNFYGMRALLTLFMVNSLLIKEADAAIIYGGFLALCYLTPLLGGFIADKYIGNRYAIIIGGSLMAIGQFLLFISASTFSADIGSAKLIMWLALFVIIFGNGFFKPNISSMVGSLYPKQEKSKLDSAFTIFYMGINIGAFLGQFICPYVGDVKDAATGVRDIFAFKWGFLAASIAMVIGTVTFFILKNKYVVTPEGRPIGGLPKNNTSADFEEGETQTAKFSGQALGITGGIFVVLFFLFRYLLVGEFGFNSVEMGQLIKGIIYPFIYSAGISLAFLIMSSAENKVERQRIWVIYIVSFFIIFFWAAFEQAGSSLTFIADNQTDRNIFGWNMPPSMVQIFNGIFVVILAVPFSLIWDKLRAKGKEPVSPFKQAMGLALIALSYFIIAHNVKDLGNSGLLAIKWLMLLYFIQTCGELCLSPIGLSLVGKLAPKRFASLLYGVFFISNAAGYALAGSLGALIPATGDKFKKAEELGVNLQDVLDKKVTLTADQVAAFDKAQLPLHNPTFVGFEIHNLFEFFMVFVVLCGIASVILGLISPILKKMMHGVN; via the coding sequence ATGGATAATATTGAAGCATTGAGTCCGAAACCGGATGAATTTGTAGAGAATAAGAATTCCAGGCATCCTAAAGGATTATGGGTTCTGTTCGGAACAGAAATGTGGGAGCGTTTCAACTTTTATGGAATGAGAGCTCTTTTGACGCTCTTCATGGTAAATTCCTTATTAATAAAAGAAGCTGATGCAGCAATCATCTATGGTGGATTTCTAGCTTTATGTTATTTAACCCCTCTTTTGGGAGGATTTATTGCTGATAAATATATCGGGAACAGATATGCCATCATCATTGGTGGTTCATTAATGGCTATCGGGCAGTTTTTACTGTTCATCAGTGCCTCTACTTTCTCGGCGGATATTGGCAGTGCCAAGCTTATTATGTGGCTGGCGTTATTCGTTATCATTTTCGGTAATGGATTCTTTAAACCGAATATTTCTTCCATGGTAGGAAGCCTTTACCCGAAACAGGAAAAATCTAAGCTGGATTCGGCTTTCACTATTTTCTATATGGGGATTAACATCGGGGCATTCTTAGGCCAGTTTATCTGTCCATACGTAGGAGATGTAAAAGATGCTGCAACAGGAGTAAGAGATATTTTTGCTTTCAAATGGGGATTCTTAGCCGCTTCTATTGCTATGGTAATCGGAACAGTAACATTCTTTATCCTTAAAAACAAATATGTAGTAACACCGGAGGGAAGACCAATCGGAGGATTACCGAAAAACAATACAAGTGCTGATTTCGAAGAAGGAGAAACGCAGACTGCTAAATTCTCTGGTCAGGCTTTAGGAATCACGGGAGGAATATTTGTTGTTTTATTTTTCCTTTTCAGATATCTTCTTGTAGGAGAATTTGGTTTCAATTCTGTAGAAATGGGACAGCTGATCAAAGGAATTATTTATCCATTCATCTATTCTGCCGGTATCTCACTTGCCTTCCTTATCATGTCTTCTGCTGAAAACAAGGTTGAAAGACAAAGAATCTGGGTAATCTATATCGTCTCATTCTTTATTATATTCTTCTGGGCCGCTTTTGAGCAGGCAGGATCTTCATTAACATTTATTGCAGATAACCAGACAGACAGAAACATTTTCGGATGGAATATGCCTCCTTCAATGGTTCAGATCTTTAACGGAATCTTCGTGGTTATTTTAGCAGTTCCTTTCAGTTTAATCTGGGATAAATTAAGAGCAAAAGGAAAAGAACCGGTATCTCCTTTCAAACAAGCAATGGGATTAGCATTAATTGCCCTTTCTTATTTCATCATTGCACACAATGTAAAAGATCTTGGAAACTCAGGACTATTGGCAATCAAATGGTTAATGTTACTTTATTTCATTCAGACCTGTGGTGAGCTTTGTCTTTCTCCAATTGGTCTGTCACTGGTAGGTAAGCTTGCTCCAAAAAGATTTGCTTCTTTACTATATGGTGTTTTCTTTATTTCTAACGCTGCCGGATATGCACTGGCAGGTTCATTGGGAGCTCTTATCCCTGCAACGGGTGATAAATTTAAGAAAGCTGAAGAACTGGGAGTTAATTTACAAGATGTTTTGGATAAAAAAGTAACCCTGACAGCTGATCAGGTAGCCGCTTTCGATAAAGCTCAGCTTCCATTGCACAACCCTACTTTTGTAGGATTTGAAATCCACAATCTATTTGAATTCTTCATGGTATTCGTAGTACTTTGCGGTATTGCTTCTGTCATTTTAGGTTTAATTTCACCTATCTTAAAGAAAATGATGCACGGTGTAAACTAA
- a CDS encoding S9 family peptidase, giving the protein MKKLLLTLTVAAVFQNMAAQEITLDKIYSGYYRGKGIAGITSMKNGENYLVIESSGIAKYSYKTSQKEGNLVDGKFESYIFSDDESKILLQTGSQPIYRHSFLGKFDVKDLKSGKVISLNEGKTVQEPTFSPDATKVAFISDNNLFYQDLASGKITQITSDGKKNAILNGLADWVYEEEFGHARQYEWTKNSDAIVFVKSDESQVPEIYIPIYGKSLYPAEMRYKYPKAGEKNSVVSAQLYRLDNGKTMQLNLGSFKNYYIPNVFQTAKPDEIVLITSERIQNATDILKVNTKTGAVQKLFTETDDKWIDTESPTLEFLEDDSFLWASERDGNRHLYWYDKDGKLKKQITKGNWEVTDYYGFNPKSKEIYVQTTEKGSINKVVSKVNIENGKSQLISNAEGNNSANFSKNYNYFIETSSTAARPYTYVLKDGNGKTVKELQNNNDQLQKLKTDNFVEKEFITIPNAAGDQMNAWIMKPKNFDPNKKYPLFMFQYSGPGSQQVANSWDNGNAMWFNHLVQKGYIVACVDGRGTGYKGAKYKKVTYMNLGKYEIEDQITAAKWLGNQSYIDKSRIGMFGWSFGGYMTSLAMTKGADVFKVGIAVAPVTNWRYYDSVYTERFMRTPQENPDGYDKNSPTEYANLLKGKFLLIHGTADDNVHFQNSMEFSEALIQNKKQFDFMAYPDKNHSIYGGQTRPQLYQKMTDFILNNL; this is encoded by the coding sequence ATGAAAAAACTCCTTTTAACTCTTACTGTGGCTGCGGTATTCCAAAATATGGCAGCACAGGAAATTACTTTAGATAAAATATATTCAGGATATTACCGCGGAAAAGGAATCGCAGGGATTACTTCGATGAAAAACGGAGAAAATTATCTTGTGATTGAATCTTCAGGAATTGCAAAATATTCTTATAAAACTTCACAAAAGGAAGGAAATCTTGTGGACGGAAAGTTTGAAAGCTATATTTTTTCTGATGATGAATCTAAAATTCTTTTACAGACCGGAAGCCAGCCTATTTACAGACATTCTTTCCTGGGAAAATTTGATGTAAAAGACTTAAAATCCGGAAAAGTAATCAGCCTGAATGAAGGAAAGACAGTGCAGGAACCAACATTTTCTCCGGATGCTACCAAAGTGGCCTTTATTTCTGACAATAATTTATTCTATCAGGATCTTGCCTCAGGAAAAATCACTCAGATTACTTCTGACGGCAAAAAGAATGCGATCCTGAATGGTTTGGCAGACTGGGTTTATGAGGAAGAATTCGGACATGCAAGACAGTATGAATGGACAAAAAACTCTGATGCTATCGTATTTGTAAAGTCTGACGAAAGCCAGGTTCCGGAAATTTATATTCCCATCTACGGAAAGAGTCTTTACCCAGCTGAAATGCGTTACAAATATCCGAAAGCAGGTGAGAAAAACTCTGTGGTTTCCGCACAGCTCTACCGTCTTGACAATGGGAAAACAATGCAGCTGAACTTAGGATCTTTTAAAAATTACTACATCCCGAATGTATTCCAGACGGCAAAACCGGACGAGATTGTTTTAATTACCTCCGAACGAATTCAGAATGCCACGGATATTTTAAAAGTAAATACTAAAACAGGAGCTGTTCAGAAATTATTTACTGAAACGGATGACAAATGGATTGATACAGAAAGTCCTACATTAGAATTCCTTGAAGATGATTCATTTCTGTGGGCTTCTGAAAGAGACGGAAACCGCCACCTTTACTGGTATGACAAAGATGGCAAGCTTAAAAAGCAGATCACAAAAGGAAACTGGGAGGTAACGGATTATTATGGTTTCAATCCAAAATCTAAAGAAATCTACGTTCAGACTACGGAAAAAGGGAGCATCAATAAAGTGGTTTCCAAAGTCAATATCGAAAACGGAAAATCCCAGCTGATCTCTAATGCGGAAGGAAATAATTCTGCCAATTTCAGCAAAAACTATAATTATTTCATTGAAACTTCTTCTACCGCTGCAAGACCCTATACTTATGTTTTGAAAGACGGAAACGGAAAAACAGTGAAAGAGCTGCAGAACAATAATGATCAGCTGCAGAAATTAAAAACAGATAATTTTGTTGAAAAAGAATTTATCACGATTCCAAACGCGGCAGGTGATCAGATGAATGCCTGGATTATGAAACCTAAAAACTTTGATCCGAATAAAAAATATCCTCTGTTTATGTTCCAATATTCCGGACCGGGATCTCAGCAGGTTGCCAACTCATGGGATAACGGAAACGCCATGTGGTTCAACCATCTTGTTCAAAAAGGATATATTGTAGCTTGTGTAGACGGACGCGGAACCGGCTACAAAGGGGCCAAATACAAGAAAGTAACCTATATGAACCTGGGAAAATATGAGATTGAAGATCAGATCACGGCAGCCAAGTGGCTGGGGAACCAGTCTTATATTGACAAAAGCAGAATCGGAATGTTCGGATGGAGCTTTGGGGGATATATGACCAGCCTGGCCATGACTAAGGGAGCAGATGTTTTCAAAGTGGGAATTGCTGTAGCACCGGTTACCAACTGGAGATATTATGATTCCGTATACACTGAAAGATTTATGAGAACGCCTCAGGAAAACCCTGATGGATATGATAAAAATTCTCCTACGGAATATGCCAATCTGTTGAAAGGAAAATTCCTGTTAATCCACGGAACAGCTGATGATAATGTTCATTTCCAGAATTCTATGGAATTCTCTGAAGCGTTGATTCAAAATAAAAAACAATTTGATTTCATGGCTTATCCGGATAAAAACCACAGCATTTATGGTGGCCAGACGAGACCTCAGCTGTATCAGAAAATGACGGATTTCATTCTGAATAATTTATAA
- a CDS encoding vitamin K epoxide reductase family protein, with the protein MTRKSYTAVIKYLDDHKIYMDKDEFELQLEGHPDFPSLLAFSDALSFFNIENYSYRIDNEEKDMLPEDFLALVEGELAVVSNKDNKITVNGSPTEDFFSEWENIILIIDQPEEKTHTKSRFRYASAHWGMAALLFLFLFGYDSSHLFLKLIFAATGLTGFIFAMEAYKKTHGKGTFIPVGVCKSDYLNTDCDLVFNSKKWKIFNKIDLSEIALLFFTSQIVCFILLSLIKNIEFFFEIYRYGLFAFLPVAFLSLFYQVFVVKKYCPVCLVIIASVCIQLIAANLVSFKSTKNDTIAAALFLIGCLGSLIVLLNLRTKNKIAQKDENTLKRNLKFRRNYQFFKNNLSLQKRLVNKDFSGAFVFGNEKADQTLTFVTNPFCKHCKEFYPVFLKLVRKYSDEMRINVFFDVDLGRDDLDNRTVHLNLTHIYINSENKIEFLEALSNWYDVQGYSENKNGWYEKYSKYFGNSEVALTLLKGHENWVKNNSVHFTPNIFINDAEYPVQYERADLEYFIPEFLSEN; encoded by the coding sequence ATGACACGTAAAAGTTATACTGCTGTTATCAAGTATCTGGATGATCATAAAATATATATGGATAAGGATGAGTTTGAGCTTCAGTTGGAAGGACATCCGGATTTTCCAAGCCTTCTGGCATTTTCTGATGCTTTAAGCTTTTTCAATATAGAAAATTACAGTTACAGGATTGATAATGAGGAAAAAGATATGTTACCAGAGGATTTTTTGGCTTTAGTAGAAGGAGAGCTGGCTGTGGTAAGCAATAAAGATAACAAAATAACAGTCAATGGTTCCCCAACAGAAGATTTTTTTTCGGAGTGGGAAAATATAATACTGATTATAGATCAACCTGAAGAAAAGACTCATACAAAATCCCGGTTTCGTTATGCCTCTGCTCATTGGGGAATGGCAGCGCTTTTATTTTTGTTTCTTTTTGGGTATGATTCCTCTCATCTGTTTTTGAAATTGATCTTTGCGGCTACTGGCCTCACCGGATTTATCTTTGCTATGGAGGCTTACAAAAAAACTCATGGAAAAGGAACGTTCATACCGGTTGGAGTATGCAAAAGTGATTATCTTAATACAGATTGTGACCTGGTTTTTAATTCAAAAAAATGGAAAATTTTTAATAAGATAGATTTATCTGAGATTGCACTTCTGTTTTTTACCAGTCAAATAGTCTGTTTTATTTTATTGAGTCTGATAAAAAATATTGAATTCTTTTTTGAGATTTACCGATATGGGTTATTTGCATTCCTGCCGGTTGCTTTTTTATCATTGTTCTATCAGGTATTTGTTGTTAAAAAATACTGTCCTGTCTGTCTGGTTATTATAGCTTCTGTATGCATCCAGCTGATAGCAGCCAATCTTGTTAGCTTTAAGAGCACAAAAAATGACACTATTGCTGCCGCTTTATTCTTAATTGGCTGTTTAGGCTCACTCATCGTTTTGCTGAACCTAAGAACAAAAAATAAGATTGCACAGAAAGATGAAAATACGCTTAAAAGGAATTTAAAATTCAGGAGAAACTATCAGTTTTTCAAAAATAATTTGTCTTTGCAGAAAAGGTTGGTCAATAAAGACTTCTCAGGTGCTTTTGTGTTTGGAAATGAAAAAGCAGATCAAACGCTGACCTTTGTAACCAATCCGTTTTGTAAGCATTGTAAAGAATTTTATCCTGTTTTTCTGAAGCTGGTCAGAAAGTATTCTGATGAGATGAGAATCAATGTTTTCTTTGATGTAGACCTTGGCAGAGATGATTTGGATAATAGAACCGTTCATCTGAATCTTACCCATATTTATATCAATAGTGAAAATAAAATAGAATTTTTAGAAGCACTGAGCAATTGGTATGACGTTCAGGGGTATAGTGAAAACAAAAACGGTTGGTATGAAAAGTATTCCAAATATTTTGGAAATTCAGAAGTCGCTCTTACCCTGTTAAAAGGTCATGAAAACTGGGTAAAGAATAACAGCGTGCATTTTACACCCAATATTTTTATTAATGATGCAGAATATCCGGTACAGTATGAAAGAGCGGATCTGGAATACTTTATCCCTGAATTTTTATCTGAAAATTAA
- the glgP gene encoding alpha-glucan family phosphorylase, with translation MDFKNFRIPYNINPQYSKKTAYFSMEFAIEQVLKIYSGGLGFLAGSHMRSAYNLKQDLIGIGILWKFGYYDQARNHDQTLQPVWTKKMYSFLEDTGIKFQIEIHSAPVWVKVWYLDPEIFNTAPMFFLSTDVPENDHVSKTICHKLYDANESTKLAQYILLGKGGAQLLDELNVERDVYHLNEAHGLPAAFHLLKKYNGDLTKVREKLVFTTHTPEEAGNEKHNFKLCYDMSYFSGYSMEEVKKIEGSNDDRFNHSLCALRMARIANGVSQLHGVVSRAMWSKYPGICEITSITNAQEFKYWADKPLYNAKDENEPTAFDIRKKDLKKQLFSIVADQTGNLFDPNVFTIVWARRFAGYKRADLLLHDKERFYRLLNNPKYPVQIIWAGKPYPMDYSALSTFNTLVEESKHHKNMAVLTGYELSLSKSLKQGSDAWLNNPRVPREASGTSGMTAAMNGSVNLSTDDGWIPEFAKHGENSFVVPKADYQNMSIYEQDNYDLNTLYEILENEILPTYYDRPDQWRKIQQNAMNDVKDHFNSDRMADEYYRLLYNGEK, from the coding sequence ATGGATTTTAAGAACTTCAGAATACCTTACAATATTAATCCTCAGTATTCCAAAAAAACTGCCTATTTTTCGATGGAATTTGCGATTGAGCAAGTCCTTAAGATATATTCGGGAGGACTTGGCTTTCTGGCAGGGTCTCATATGAGAAGCGCCTATAATCTTAAGCAGGACCTTATCGGAATCGGTATTTTATGGAAATTCGGGTACTATGATCAGGCAAGAAATCATGATCAGACATTACAGCCGGTATGGACAAAAAAAATGTACAGTTTCCTTGAAGACACCGGAATAAAATTTCAAATCGAAATCCACAGTGCTCCGGTTTGGGTAAAAGTATGGTATCTTGATCCCGAAATTTTCAATACGGCTCCCATGTTTTTCCTTTCTACAGATGTGCCGGAAAATGATCATGTCTCCAAAACAATCTGTCACAAATTGTATGATGCCAACGAGTCTACGAAGCTTGCACAATATATTTTGCTTGGAAAAGGAGGTGCTCAATTACTGGATGAACTGAATGTAGAACGAGATGTTTACCATCTTAACGAAGCTCACGGACTTCCGGCGGCCTTCCATCTGTTAAAAAAATACAACGGCGATCTTACCAAAGTCAGAGAAAAGCTGGTTTTCACGACCCATACTCCGGAAGAAGCAGGAAATGAAAAGCATAATTTCAAGCTGTGTTATGACATGTCTTATTTCTCCGGCTACAGCATGGAAGAAGTAAAAAAGATTGAAGGTTCCAATGATGACCGTTTCAACCATTCCCTTTGTGCATTGAGGATGGCGAGGATTGCTAACGGAGTTTCTCAGCTTCATGGAGTGGTTTCCAGAGCGATGTGGAGTAAATATCCCGGTATTTGCGAAATCACATCCATCACCAACGCACAGGAGTTTAAATATTGGGCTGATAAACCTTTGTACAATGCAAAAGATGAGAATGAACCAACTGCTTTTGACATTCGCAAAAAGGATTTAAAGAAACAACTTTTCAGCATTGTTGCAGATCAGACAGGAAATTTATTTGATCCTAATGTCTTTACGATTGTCTGGGCAAGAAGATTTGCGGGCTATAAACGTGCAGACCTTCTTTTGCATGACAAAGAAAGGTTCTACAGACTTTTGAATAATCCTAAATATCCGGTACAGATCATCTGGGCAGGAAAACCTTATCCCATGGACTACTCTGCCCTCTCTACCTTCAATACTTTAGTGGAAGAAAGTAAACATCACAAAAATATGGCAGTTCTTACAGGCTATGAACTTTCTCTAAGCAAGTCTTTAAAACAGGGTTCTGATGCATGGCTTAATAATCCGCGGGTTCCAAGAGAAGCTTCCGGAACTTCCGGCATGACAGCTGCTATGAATGGTTCCGTAAACTTGTCGACAGATGACGGCTGGATCCCGGAATTTGCCAAGCATGGGGAGAACTCTTTCGTGGTTCCGAAAGCGGATTATCAGAATATGAGCATCTACGAGCAGGACAATTATGACCTGAATACATTATATGAAATTCTGGAAAACGAAATTCTTCCCACTTATTATGACCGTCCGGACCAATGGAGAAAAATTCAGCAGAACGCCATGAATGATGTAAAAGATCATTTCAACAGCGACAGGATGGCGGATGAATATTACAGACTTCTTTATAACGGAGAGAAATAA
- a CDS encoding DUF1016 N-terminal domain-containing protein, with product MEISEDSLFQSVKEIVRQSREKVFRIANSTLLLTYWQIGKLIVEDEQQGKERAEYGKYTLKKLSEKLTLEFGKGFDESNLRNMRSFYHALPICDALRHELSRTHYRLFHSQ from the coding sequence ATGGAAATCTCCGAAGATTCTTTATTCCAATCCGTAAAGGAAATTGTTAGACAATCGCGCGAAAAAGTTTTTCGAATAGCGAATTCTACTCTACTGCTTACCTACTGGCAGATTGGAAAACTTATTGTTGAAGATGAACAACAGGGAAAAGAACGCGCAGAATACGGAAAGTATACACTGAAAAAGCTTTCTGAAAAACTCACTTTGGAATTTGGAAAAGGTTTTGATGAAAGTAACTTAAGAAATATGCGCTCTTTTTATCATGCACTTCCAATATGTGACGCATTGCGTCACGAATTGAGCAGGACTCACTACAGACTTTTCCATTCACAATGA
- a CDS encoding GLPGLI family protein, which translates to MMKNLLFILLGTCMMLAQNNRFIYEVKYRKDSTSKHITKENYYLDVTKEEIFYYNRMYFINDSLDLHGFKDYRLTSFLTKKKTAPSYQNYEYIGDVNFYKLTGESKQQWTITDSIKNINNFQVQKAITLFGGRSWVAWFSKDIPIPYGPYTFNGLPGLIMELYDTKKNFYFNVIKSEKIPENYRRISLESSVYRAIPVTRKELKKLKLDLYSNPFKYILNGNLTLREGQKLLLEDGTILSKEQLKPAEAKERKKLKAFNNPIELDKAVKYP; encoded by the coding sequence ATGATGAAAAACTTATTATTCATATTGCTGGGAACATGCATGATGCTTGCCCAGAATAACAGGTTCATTTATGAAGTGAAATACAGGAAAGATTCAACTTCAAAGCATATTACCAAAGAAAATTACTATTTGGATGTTACAAAAGAAGAAATCTTCTATTATAACAGGATGTATTTTATTAATGACTCATTAGACCTTCATGGTTTTAAAGATTACAGACTGACCTCTTTTCTCACCAAAAAGAAGACTGCTCCATCGTATCAGAACTATGAATATATTGGTGATGTAAATTTTTATAAATTAACCGGAGAATCCAAACAACAATGGACTATTACAGACAGCATAAAAAACATAAATAATTTTCAGGTTCAGAAAGCCATAACATTATTTGGAGGAAGAAGCTGGGTAGCATGGTTTTCCAAAGATATCCCGATTCCCTACGGACCCTATACATTCAATGGTTTGCCCGGATTGATTATGGAATTGTATGATACAAAAAAGAATTTTTATTTTAATGTGATTAAGAGTGAAAAAATCCCCGAAAATTACCGGCGTATTTCATTGGAAAGTTCTGTATATCGGGCAATTCCTGTGACTCGGAAAGAACTGAAGAAATTGAAATTAGATCTTTATTCCAATCCTTTTAAATATATTTTGAATGGAAATTTGACCCTGCGTGAAGGCCAGAAATTGTTGTTGGAGGACGGCACAATTCTCTCCAAAGAGCAGCTGAAACCGGCAGAAGCCAAAGAAAGGAAAAAACTGAAAGCCTTTAATAATCCGATAGAACTGGATAAAGCGGTCAAATATCCCTGA
- a CDS encoding DUF6496 domain-containing protein: MSKTKYSEKAQDKVGKVMHEFKEGKLKSSSGKKVTSRKQAVAIGISEAREKGLKVPSSKKSK, translated from the coding sequence ATGAGCAAGACTAAATATTCAGAAAAAGCTCAGGACAAAGTAGGAAAAGTAATGCACGAATTCAAGGAAGGAAAACTGAAATCTTCTTCCGGAAAAAAAGTGACAAGCAGAAAACAGGCCGTAGCCATCGGTATTTCTGAAGCGAGAGAAAAGGGCCTTAAAGTGCCCTCCAGTAAAAAAAGCAAATAA